CTACCCGCAGCGCCACGACGTGCTGAAGCGCTTCATCCAGAAGATTCGTGGCAACCGTAGCGAAGTCGTCACCAAGATCAAGAACCGCATCAAGCGCCACCTGCGCCAGGAAGAACTGGTCGCGCACGTGGTGGGACGCGAGAAGCACCTGTACAGCATCTATCGCAAGATGCGTCAGAAGCACCTGCACCTGACCGAGGTGCACGACGTCTACGCGTTTCGCATCATCGTCGATTCGGTCGACACCTGTTATCGCACGCTGGGCGTGATCCACGGCCTGTACAAGCCGGTGCCGGGCACCTTCAAGGATTACATCGCGATCCCCAAGGCCAACGGCTACCAGTCCTTGCACACGGTGTTGTTCGGGCCTTTCGGCGTGCCGCTGGAAGTGCAGATCCGCACCAACGAGATGGATCACGTCGCCGAGGCCGGCATCGCCGCGCATTGGCTGTACAAGACCGGTGACAGCGCCGCCAAGAGCGCGCACAAGCGCGCCCGTGAATGGCTGCGCGGCGTCATCGAACTGCAGCGCCGCGCCGGCAATTCGCAGGAGTTCCTGGAGAACGTCAAGGTCGATCTGTTTCCCGACGAGGTCTACGTGTTCACGCCCAAGGGCGCGATCATGGAGATGCCGCGTGGCGCGACCGCCATCGACATGGCCTACGCCATTCATACCGACATCGGCAACAAGTGCGTGGGCTGTCGCATCAATCGGCGCCTGGTGCCGCTGCGCACGCGGCTCAAGACCGGCGACACGGTCGAGATCGTGACCGCGCCGGGCGCACGCCCAAATCCGGCCTGGCTCAATTTCGTAGTGACCGGCAAGGCACGTGCCAATATCCGTCACTTCCTGAAGAACCTGCACGAGGATGAGGCCAGCGTGCTCGGCAAGCGCATGTTGAACCGTGAACTCGAAAACTTCGCGAGTTCCATCGACACCCTCGACCCGGCGCGCGTGCGCGCCGCGCTGGCCAGCTTCAACCTGAAGAGCATGGAAGAACTGCTGGCCAACATCGGTCTCGGCGTGCGGCCCGCGCCGCTGGTGGCGCGCGCGCTGGTCAGCACCGTGGCCGAGGACAAGCTCGAGCGCCCGGCACGCCGCGGGGCGCCCGGCGACTCGCCGGGGCCGCTGCTCATCCACGGCACCGAGGGCATGGTGGTAAGTATTCCCAAGTGCTGTTACCCGATACCGGGCGACCCGATCATGGGCTTCATCACCGCCGGCCGCGGCATCGTCATACACCACCCATCGTGCAAGAACGTCATCGACTTCCGCAGCGCGCCGGACCGCTGGGTGGATGTCGAGTGGGCGCCGGATCTGGACCGCGAATTCAGCGTCGAAATCGTCATCGACGTGGTCAACCAGCGCGGCGTGCTGGCCACCATCGCGGCCGGCTGCGCCGATCAGAACGCCAACATCGAAGCCATCGAAATAGTCGAACGTGACGAACACTCCTCGACCATGCGGCTCACCATCGGCGTGCATCATCGCAAGCATCTCGCCGACGTGATCCGCGTGCTGCGTAACATCGACACCGTCGCGCGCGTGCATCGCAAGCGCGCCTGAAGCAGGAGTTCCTCCCATGACCAAGCAGGCCATCGTCACCAGCGATGCTCCGTCCGCCATCGGCACCTACTCGCAGGGCATCGTCAGCGGCGACAGCATCTACCTGTCGGGTCAGATCCCACTTGATCCGCACAGCGGCCAGATGATCGAGGGACCGATGCGCGCGCAGATCGAACGCGTGTTCGACAATCTCGCGGCGGTGGCCAAGGCCGCCGGCGCGACGCTCGACGATTGCGTGAAGCTCAACGTGTTCCTGACCGATCTTTCGCACTTCGCGCTGGTCAACGAAGTGATGGCCACCTACTTCACCCAGCCTTACCCGGCGCGCGCGGCGATCGGCGTGGCGGCGCTGCCGCGCGGCGCGGCGGTCGAAATGGACGCCATCCTCGCGCGCCCGCGCTGAGCATCGTGCGCCGCTGACGAGCACGCCCGGTGGCCAGCCCCCTCGCGCTGGATGAACCCGTCACGCGCTTGAACGGCGTCGGCGAGAAAGTCGCCGAGCATCTCGCCAGGCTGCGTATCGCGCGTATCGGCGACCTGCTTTTTCACCTGCCGCTGCGCTACCAGGACCGCACGCGCCTGACACCGATAGGCGCGCTGCGCCTGGGCCGTGAAGCGCAGGTCGAAGGCGTCGTCGAAGTGGCGCAGGTGGTGTTCGGCCGCCGTCGCGCGCTGGTGGTACGCATCGCCGATGGCAGTGGCGCCATCCACCTGCGCTTCTTTCATTTCAACAGCGCGCAACAGCAGCGCCTGGCAGTGGGGCGACGCGTGCGCTGCTTCGGCGAAGTGCGGCGCGGCCCGAACTCTTTCGAGATGGTGCACCCCGAATGCCTGGTGCTGGCCAACGACCAGCCGCTGGCGGTCGACGCCGAGCTGACGCCCATCTATCCGACCACCGAAGGCCTGCAGCAGAACCGCCTGCGCCATCTCACCAACCAGGCGCTGGCCCTGCTCGCGCATGCCGACGGCAACACCCATGAACTGTTGCCGCCGGAGATCCTGCGCAAGCTCGCGCTGCCGTCACTGCGCGAAGCGCTGGAGTTCGTGCACCGTCCGCCGCCGGATGCCGACGTCGACATGCTGGCCGAGTCCAGCCATCCCGCGCAGCGACGCCTGGTGTTCGAGGAACTGCTGGCCTACCAGTTGAGCTTGAAGCGACTGCGCGAACAGGCGCGCGATTTCGGCGCGCCGACGGTGCAGGCGCGGGCGCTCAAGGAACGTCTCATGGCCGGCTTCGGTTTCACCTTGACCGGCGCGCAGCAGCGCGTCATCGCCGAAGTGGAAGCCGATCTTGCGCGCGGCCTGCCGATGCTGCGCCTCCTGCAAGGCGACGTCGGCGCCGGCAAGACCGCGGTGGCGGCGGCCGTGGCGGCCGACATGCTCGAAGCCGGCTACCAGGTGGCCTTGATGGCGCCGACCGAACTGCTGGCCGAGCAACACGCGACGACCCTGCGCCGCTGGTTCGAACCCTTGGGCATCGAGTCGATGTTGCTCACCAGCCGCCTGACCAAGAGCCAGCGCAAGCCACTGTACGCGCGCCTGGAAAGCGCTGAACCGGCGCTTGCGGTCGGCACCCACGCCCTGTTCCAGCAGGATGTGCGCTATGGCCGCCTCGGCCTCATCATCGTCGACGAACAACACCGATTTGGTGTCGAGCAGCGCCTGGCCTTGCGTGACAAGGGCGCGCGCGACGGCTTTCGCCCGCACCAGTTGATCATGACCGCGACGCCGATCCCGCGCACGCTGGCCATGAGCGCCTACGCCGATCTCGATGTATCCATCCTCGATGAGCTGCCGCCGAGTCGCAAACCGGTACGCACCGTGGTGCTGGCCGAGAGCAAGCGTGCCGACATCGTCGCGCGCATCGCCGAGATGGTGCGCGAAGGACGGCAGGTGTACTGGGTGTGCCCCTTGATCGACGAATCCGATGTGCTGGAACACCAGGCCGCCACCGACACCGCGCAGCAGCTGGCGGCGGCGCTGCCGAATATCAGCGTCGGACTCGTGCACGGCCGCCTGCCGGACAAGGACAAGGATGCGCAGATGGCGGCCTTCGCGCGCGGCGAAACCGCCCTGCTGGTCGCCACCACCGTCATCGAGGTCGGCGTCGACGTGCCCAATGCCAGCCTCATGGTGATCGAGAACGCCGAGCGGCTCGGCCTTTCGCAGTTGCACCAGCTGCGCGGCCGCGTCGGCCGTGGCGCGCAGCACGCCGATTGCGTGTTGCTGTATAAACCGCCCTTGTCGCACATGGCGCGCAAACGCCTCGAGACCATGCGCGCCACCACCGATGGCTTCGTGATCGCCGATCGCGACCTCGAGCTGCGCGGTCCCGGCGAGCTGCTGGGCACACGTCAGACCGGCATCGCGCAATTTCGCATCGCCGATCTCGTGCGCGACGCGGCGCAGCTGCGCGATGTGCAGGCCACCGCCACCACCGTGCTCAACGACTACCCGCGGCTGGTCGACGCGCTGGTGCAACGCTGGCTCGCCGACAAAGTAGAATACGCCAACGTATGAGCAGCGTTCGTTCCCACGCCACCAAGCACGGCGCCGGCCCCGACTGGCGTCATCGCCTCGTGCAATACGCGCGGCTTGCGCGCCTGCATCGCCCGATAGGCATACTGTTGCTGCTGTGGCCGATGCTGTGGGCGCTGTGGATAGCGGCGGCCGGCGTGCCGCGTCTCGACGTGCTGGTGATTTTCGTGCTCGGCACGGTGGTGATGCGTTCCGCGGGCTGCGTGATCAACGACTACGCCGACCGCAATTTCGACGGCCACGTGGAACGCACGCGGGAACGGCCGCTGCCGACCGGCGCCGTCACGCCGCGCGAGGCCCTGCTGCTGTTCGCAGTGCTGTTGTGCATCGCGCTGGCGCTGGTGCTGGCGACCAATCGCGCGACGATACTGCTGTCCTTCGGCGGCGCGGCGCTCGCCATCACCTATCCTTTCGCCAAGCGCTACACCCATCTGCCGCAGGTGCATCTCGGCGCCGCGTTCGGCTGGGCCGTGCCGATGGCGTTCACCGCGCAAAGCGGCGCACTGTCGCCCCTTGCATGGCTTTTGTTCAGCACCGCGGTGTTGTGGGCGGTGATCTACGACACGCAGTACGCGATGGTCGATCGCGATGACGACCTGCGGCTCGGCATACGCTCTACCGCCATCCTGTTCGCCGACGCCGATCGCATCATCATCGGCGGTCTGCAATGCCTCATGTTGTCCAATCTCTATCTCATCGGCCGACGCGCCGAGCTCGGCTGGCCTTACGATGGCGCGCTGCTGGTCGCGGCGGCGCTGTTCGTCTATCAGCAATACCTCATTCGCGACCGCAGCCGCGCCGGCTGCTTCGCCGCCTTTCTCAACAACAACTGGGTCGGCGGCGTGGTATTCGTGGGCGTGTTGCTGTCCTATCCGCCGGCTTCGTCATGGTTCGATTGAGCTTGCGCTAATCCCGCACAACAGGTGCGTGTATGGCGCGCGGTGTTTGAATTTTCGTGCTTCGTCCGTGACAATTGCCCGGCGGGTCGAGGCGTCGACTTGCCGCGCAATAAACTCGAATACGGCATCACCACTTGGGGGGCACTCATCATGAATCCACTGGAAACCATACAGGGCACCGTCATTGCCGGCGTCGTGCTGGCCGTCATCCTGGCGTTCGCCGCCAAAGCCATCGCCGGCGCCTGAGCAAGGCCACGGCTGCTTAATCAATACGAACCCGGGAGCTCGAATCATGGCAATTATGATGATCGATCGCTGGCTGCATATCGTCGCCGGCGTGATGTGGATTGGCCTACTCTACTACTTCAATTTCGTGCAGGTGCCGGCCATGGCCGCCGCCAATGCCGACAAGGACGGTCCCGGGCCGGCCGCCATCGGCAAGTATGTCGCGCCGCGCGCGCTGTTCTGGTTCCGCTGGGCGGCGTTGGTGACCTGGCTGACGGGTGCGATCTTTCTCGCCACCGCGCCGCAGTACTCGCTGCACGGCGCTTTCTCCCTCGGCATCGGCGCGCATAATCCCAGCCTGACCGCCATCGGTTTCGGCTCCTGGCTTGGCACCATCATGCTGTTCAACGTGTGGATGCTGATCTGGCCGAACCAGAAAAAGATCCTGGGCATCGTGCAGGCCAGCGATGCCGAGAAGGCCACCGCGCGTCGCGTGGCCTTCCTCGCGTCCCGTACCAACACCATGCTGTCGATTCCGATGCTGATGTTCATGCAGGCAGGTGCGCACGGCATCCCGTTCTGAGGCGGGTTGTCATGTGATCGAAAGAGCCCGGCATTGCCGGGCTTTTTTGTGGGTGGCCAATCGGTGTGCGAATAAATTCGCACCTACCTCACCTGCTTCAGGCGCGTTGCCTTTACCCACCCAATCGCCTACTTTCGCTGCTTCATAAAGAAACAGATTGAAGAAGGAGGTCTCGATGGATATCGGCATCATCATGTTCCCGACGGATACGGCCATACAGCCCGTGCAACTGGCCAAGGCCTGCGAAGAACGCGGCTTTGAGTCCCTGTGGTTCCCCGAGCACAGCCACATTCCCACCAGCCGCGAGACACCCTGGGGCGGACGCGCCGGCGCGCCGCCGCTGCCGGAAGAATATTGGCGCACCCATGACCAGTTCGTCGCGTTTGCGGCCTGCGCGGCGGTCACCACCAAGCTGCGTCTCGGCACCGGTATCACGCTGGTCGCGCAGCGCGATCCGATCTGGCTGGCCAAGGAAGTGGCGAGTCTCGACATGATCTCCGGCGGCCGTTTCGAACTCGGCATCGGCTACGGCTGGTGCGTGGAAGAAATGCGCAATCACAAGCTCGACTTCAAGCAGCGCCGCGAGATCCTGCGCGACAACATCCTGTTGATGCGCGAGTTGTGGACCAAGGACGAAGCGAGCTACAAGGGCGGACACATCGATTTCGAGAAGAGCTGGGCCTATCCCAAGCCGACCCAGAAGCCCTACCCGCCGATCGTCATGGGCGGCGCGGCCGGCCCCAAGACCGCCGATCACATCGCCGAATTCTGCACCGGCTGGATGCCCATCGGCGGCATGTACGATTTCGACGGCGGCCTCAAGGAAGTCCATGCGGCCTGCAAGCGCCGCGGTCGCGACCCGTCCGAGATCACGCTCGGCATGTTCTTCGCGATGGCGCCGCAGGACGCCGATCCGCTGAAGGGCCTGGCCGACAAGGGCGTGACCCGTACCATCTTCCCGGTGCCGGCCGCCAAGGCCGACGTGGTGCTGCCGCTGCTCGACAAGTACGCCAAGTTCATCTGAGCCTGGCCGGGAGGCGGGCTTGCGCGGCCCGTCTCCCCACTTCCGGTCAGTTTTTCCACCGCGCGCGTTTCATCGGCTTCCTATTTAATCTACTATCCAGTTCAGTATCTCTAGGACTGGAGTCCCCCTATGCGCGCTTGCCTCGGCCCGTGGCCGGCACTCGCCTTCTGCCTCGCCCTCGGCGCCTGCAGCGCACCGCCGCCGCCCGTGAGCGGCCCGCGCCCGGTGGTGGTGGAAGCCCCGCGCCCCCTGCGCGGCCCGGCCGACGGCGACGCCTTGCCGGGCGCCATCCATGCCCGCACCGAGGCGGATCTTTCGTTCCGTGTGGCCGGCAAGGTCGCGGCGCGCAAGGTCGACATGGGCGCCCATGTCGAACGCGGCACCCTGCTGGCGGTGCTGGACCCGGTCGACGCCCGCCTCAATCTCGCCGCCGCGCGTTCGACCGTGGCCGCCGCCG
The nucleotide sequence above comes from Pseudomonadota bacterium. Encoded proteins:
- a CDS encoding bifunctional (p)ppGpp synthetase/guanosine-3',5'-bis(diphosphate) 3'-pyrophosphohydrolase, with protein sequence MSAPTLQFEAPPLRIDDLCRRIRAYLTPDQIKDVRRAYRFGADAHEGQTRKSGEPYIQHPLAVAGILADMHMDHETLIAAMLHDVIEDSLVPKEEIAEQFGGEVADIVDGLSKLTQIEFESHAEAQAQNFQKMLMAMADDIRVILVKLADRLHNMRTLGALRPDKRRRIARETLDIYAPIAQRLGMNAIRLELEELGFQALYPQRHDVLKRFIQKIRGNRSEVVTKIKNRIKRHLRQEELVAHVVGREKHLYSIYRKMRQKHLHLTEVHDVYAFRIIVDSVDTCYRTLGVIHGLYKPVPGTFKDYIAIPKANGYQSLHTVLFGPFGVPLEVQIRTNEMDHVAEAGIAAHWLYKTGDSAAKSAHKRAREWLRGVIELQRRAGNSQEFLENVKVDLFPDEVYVFTPKGAIMEMPRGATAIDMAYAIHTDIGNKCVGCRINRRLVPLRTRLKTGDTVEIVTAPGARPNPAWLNFVVTGKARANIRHFLKNLHEDEASVLGKRMLNRELENFASSIDTLDPARVRAALASFNLKSMEELLANIGLGVRPAPLVARALVSTVAEDKLERPARRGAPGDSPGPLLIHGTEGMVVSIPKCCYPIPGDPIMGFITAGRGIVIHHPSCKNVIDFRSAPDRWVDVEWAPDLDREFSVEIVIDVVNQRGVLATIAAGCADQNANIEAIEIVERDEHSSTMRLTIGVHHRKHLADVIRVLRNIDTVARVHRKRA
- a CDS encoding RidA family protein: MTKQAIVTSDAPSAIGTYSQGIVSGDSIYLSGQIPLDPHSGQMIEGPMRAQIERVFDNLAAVAKAAGATLDDCVKLNVFLTDLSHFALVNEVMATYFTQPYPARAAIGVAALPRGAAVEMDAILARPR
- the recG gene encoding ATP-dependent DNA helicase RecG, translating into MDEPVTRLNGVGEKVAEHLARLRIARIGDLLFHLPLRYQDRTRLTPIGALRLGREAQVEGVVEVAQVVFGRRRALVVRIADGSGAIHLRFFHFNSAQQQRLAVGRRVRCFGEVRRGPNSFEMVHPECLVLANDQPLAVDAELTPIYPTTEGLQQNRLRHLTNQALALLAHADGNTHELLPPEILRKLALPSLREALEFVHRPPPDADVDMLAESSHPAQRRLVFEELLAYQLSLKRLREQARDFGAPTVQARALKERLMAGFGFTLTGAQQRVIAEVEADLARGLPMLRLLQGDVGAGKTAVAAAVAADMLEAGYQVALMAPTELLAEQHATTLRRWFEPLGIESMLLTSRLTKSQRKPLYARLESAEPALAVGTHALFQQDVRYGRLGLIIVDEQHRFGVEQRLALRDKGARDGFRPHQLIMTATPIPRTLAMSAYADLDVSILDELPPSRKPVRTVVLAESKRADIVARIAEMVREGRQVYWVCPLIDESDVLEHQAATDTAQQLAAALPNISVGLVHGRLPDKDKDAQMAAFARGETALLVATTVIEVGVDVPNASLMVIENAERLGLSQLHQLRGRVGRGAQHADCVLLYKPPLSHMARKRLETMRATTDGFVIADRDLELRGPGELLGTRQTGIAQFRIADLVRDAAQLRDVQATATTVLNDYPRLVDALVQRWLADKVEYANV
- a CDS encoding TIGR03619 family F420-dependent LLM class oxidoreductase encodes the protein MDIGIIMFPTDTAIQPVQLAKACEERGFESLWFPEHSHIPTSRETPWGGRAGAPPLPEEYWRTHDQFVAFAACAAVTTKLRLGTGITLVAQRDPIWLAKEVASLDMISGGRFELGIGYGWCVEEMRNHKLDFKQRREILRDNILLMRELWTKDEASYKGGHIDFEKSWAYPKPTQKPYPPIVMGGAAGPKTADHIAEFCTGWMPIGGMYDFDGGLKEVHAACKRRGRDPSEITLGMFFAMAPQDADPLKGLADKGVTRTIFPVPAAKADVVLPLLDKYAKFI
- a CDS encoding urate hydroxylase PuuD, which codes for MAIMMIDRWLHIVAGVMWIGLLYYFNFVQVPAMAAANADKDGPGPAAIGKYVAPRALFWFRWAALVTWLTGAIFLATAPQYSLHGAFSLGIGAHNPSLTAIGFGSWLGTIMLFNVWMLIWPNQKKILGIVQASDAEKATARRVAFLASRTNTMLSIPMLMFMQAGAHGIPF
- the ubiA gene encoding 4-hydroxybenzoate octaprenyltransferase, producing MSSVRSHATKHGAGPDWRHRLVQYARLARLHRPIGILLLLWPMLWALWIAAAGVPRLDVLVIFVLGTVVMRSAGCVINDYADRNFDGHVERTRERPLPTGAVTPREALLLFAVLLCIALALVLATNRATILLSFGGAALAITYPFAKRYTHLPQVHLGAAFGWAVPMAFTAQSGALSPLAWLLFSTAVLWAVIYDTQYAMVDRDDDLRLGIRSTAILFADADRIIIGGLQCLMLSNLYLIGRRAELGWPYDGALLVAAALFVYQQYLIRDRSRAGCFAAFLNNNWVGGVVFVGVLLSYPPASSWFD